A single window of Acetohalobium arabaticum DSM 5501 DNA harbors:
- a CDS encoding glycosyltransferase: MRLIFHLQTLLNRIENLLIKDLLADLEEELEIEIYFQQQDLNLIEYKQVDLVITDNYTTAKLLSERKTIQVIYWYRGWNDNLETNNQSDFTVVVTEDSKLDSLPDNLQERAVVIPFGVKEEFYKSISEEKLITIEKRRIIIPGYGLTRKEIEFLINAVELINDTCPIEVIILSRDELIFDTEVAYKVIDIESSQERIIQYASAELALVIKGKRNYRLTTLELMASQTPIIIIDKDISWNSIIDDYSELIEFNRKQIGVRALKLLRDNTSAKKLIKKGWEIAKSHQWQKTIQRWSDLITEESADIDLGISKERRIDIILVNNNKPKILKDCVRNIQENTDFNYRIVVIDNYGCRSSLQDFRSSSGLVIIEPKKGLGYAQAYNYGIKAGSSQYILLMDTSFRTTVGWLDSLLSILQRENEAAIVKPQIWNEDKERIGLELNELFEQTSFQSEEEWLNTNRAVYLFGRELVADLGYFDKYYSFYFETIDYLLQAKRIGYNFYDSKESNLYKVKQEAGFTVKESQELINDRELFIRRWKPADLK; the protein is encoded by the coding sequence GTGCGGCTTATATTCCACTTGCAGACTCTGCTTAATAGGATAGAGAATTTATTAATTAAAGACTTATTGGCAGATTTAGAGGAAGAGTTAGAAATAGAGATTTATTTTCAACAGCAAGACTTAAACCTAATCGAGTATAAGCAAGTGGATTTAGTAATTACTGATAATTATACAACAGCTAAACTGTTATCTGAACGGAAGACAATACAGGTTATTTATTGGTATAGAGGCTGGAATGATAACTTAGAAACCAATAATCAGTCTGATTTTACAGTAGTAGTAACAGAGGACAGCAAACTGGACAGCCTTCCGGATAATTTACAGGAAAGAGCAGTAGTTATTCCCTTTGGAGTAAAAGAAGAATTCTATAAATCGATATCAGAAGAAAAGTTAATAACAATAGAAAAACGGAGAATTATAATTCCCGGTTATGGATTAACTAGAAAGGAAATAGAATTTTTAATTAATGCTGTGGAGTTAATTAATGATACTTGCCCAATTGAAGTTATTATTTTGAGCAGAGATGAATTAATATTTGATACAGAAGTGGCTTATAAAGTAATAGATATTGAATCTTCACAAGAGAGAATAATTCAGTATGCTAGTGCTGAGTTGGCTTTAGTAATTAAGGGGAAGAGAAATTATAGATTAACTACTTTAGAACTTATGGCTTCTCAAACGCCAATAATAATTATTGATAAAGATATATCTTGGAATTCTATTATAGATGATTACTCTGAATTGATTGAATTCAATAGAAAGCAGATTGGAGTTAGAGCTTTAAAGTTATTAAGGGATAATACATCAGCTAAAAAACTTATTAAAAAAGGATGGGAGATAGCCAAAAGCCATCAATGGCAGAAGACAATTCAAAGATGGAGTGATTTAATTACCGAAGAATCTGCTGATATTGATTTAGGTATCAGTAAGGAAAGAAGAATAGATATAATTTTAGTTAATAATAATAAACCAAAAATATTAAAGGACTGTGTAAGAAATATTCAGGAAAATACTGATTTTAATTATAGAATAGTAGTAATTGATAATTATGGTTGCAGAAGCAGTCTGCAGGATTTTAGATCTTCAAGTGGGCTAGTTATAATAGAGCCTAAAAAGGGATTAGGTTATGCTCAGGCCTATAATTATGGAATTAAAGCAGGTAGCAGTCAATATATTCTATTGATGGATACTTCCTTTCGAACTACTGTAGGTTGGTTGGATTCTTTATTAAGTATCCTACAGAGGGAGAATGAAGCAGCTATTGTTAAGCCTCAGATATGGAATGAAGATAAAGAGAGGATAGGTTTGGAGCTGAATGAATTATTTGAACAGACTTCATTTCAAAGTGAAGAAGAGTGGCTAAATACTAATAGAGCAGTATATTTATTTGGTAGAGAATTAGTGGCTGACCTAGGTTACTTTGATAAGTACTATTCATTCTATTTTGAGACTATTGATTATCTACTTCAAGCTAAAAGGATAGGATATAACTTCTATGATTCTAAAGAGAGTAATCTTTATAAAGTGAAACAGGAAGCTGGCTTTACTGTAAAAGAAAGCCAGGAGCTTATCAATGATCGTGAATTATTTATTAGAAGATGGAAACCGGCTGATTTAAAGTAG
- a CDS encoding CAP domain-containing protein, which produces MRGDKYIASLLIIVLLLPSLMVLFWTGPVYAVSGLDNLESNSSFLSVLKGLVALFILNKIIGNGDSASAEPPQEDDPTPIDNGDNNSEDNVVIEEPGDNEDSSYSDQKDNSSTDETATDWTEMEVTSMTSAEAEMLQLLNQERTQRGLEPLQVDLRLVQVARAKSQNMIDEDYFAHQSPTLGSPFDMMQALNISYDFAGENIAGAGTVARAHKHLMESPGHRENILRPRFTHVGIGIIEGGPYGMMFSQEFIDK; this is translated from the coding sequence ATGCGTGGAGATAAGTATATTGCCTCTCTATTGATTATAGTTCTGTTGTTGCCTAGTTTGATGGTCTTATTCTGGACAGGTCCGGTGTATGCTGTTTCAGGATTGGATAATCTGGAATCAAATAGCAGCTTTTTATCAGTATTAAAAGGATTGGTAGCTCTTTTTATCTTGAATAAGATAATCGGTAATGGAGATTCTGCTTCAGCAGAGCCGCCTCAAGAAGATGATCCAACTCCTATTGATAATGGGGATAATAATTCAGAGGATAATGTTGTTATAGAAGAGCCTGGGGATAATGAAGATAGTAGCTATTCAGATCAGAAAGATAATAGTTCTACAGATGAAACTGCTACTGATTGGACTGAAATGGAAGTAACAAGTATGACTTCTGCTGAAGCAGAGATGTTACAGCTTTTGAATCAGGAGCGGACTCAGCGCGGTTTAGAACCGCTACAGGTGGACTTAAGATTAGTCCAGGTAGCGCGGGCTAAAAGCCAGAATATGATTGATGAGGATTACTTTGCCCATCAGTCGCCAACATTAGGATCACCTTTTGATATGATGCAGGCCTTGAATATCAGTTATGATTTTGCTGGTGAGAATATTGCTGGTGCTGGAACAGTAGCGCGAGCTCATAAACACTTAATGGAAAGTCCTGGACATAGAGAGAATATTCTGCGGCCGCGATTTACACATGTCGGGATCGGTATTATTGAAGGTGGGCCTTACGGGATGATGTTTTCTCAAGAGTTTATTGATAAATAA
- a CDS encoding DUF3794 domain-containing protein: MSNFEQQVNLKRLELDRTVNKIKDIKAEVEAVESKVREGKIIFSGVVAEDIIYVGQEGIIYHQFEELDFSICLPVEKESEDQEVELTPWIEYLDFQLADEGKHLEQKIMLKVHTLLMKESQLKVKPGAADTYRVAVIVNEVEKEQIIEDKFSFRSEMNRLKQVEEATAEVKNLESKLVSGQAIIQGKLRQQFFFCDEQDISRQEERESTFDVSVDIPDVNSDLQLEVEPLIDSLDWQVIGPETISTRIVLKLQLRIIDFREMGLALNPTGPTMVLDEAVLSNQKQTIEVNTFELESFASNIRNIDVELTDLELGMISDYIIVEGQLEYDIYYLANLQTEPNVECYQQEAVPFSTLIKTCGIETGMEVVIKEATEVEEIELLNNKTLKQETLIDLEVSVFKREQVNVTVDETGRLITGQVVIDEGIEEFIIDIST, translated from the coding sequence GTGTCAAATTTTGAACAGCAGGTTAATCTTAAGCGATTAGAATTGGATCGAACTGTTAATAAGATTAAGGACATCAAAGCTGAGGTAGAGGCTGTAGAATCAAAGGTTAGAGAAGGGAAGATAATCTTTAGCGGTGTAGTTGCAGAGGATATTATCTATGTTGGGCAGGAAGGTATTATCTATCATCAGTTTGAGGAACTGGATTTTAGTATCTGTTTGCCAGTAGAAAAAGAAAGTGAGGATCAAGAAGTGGAGCTTACTCCCTGGATTGAATATCTTGATTTTCAACTTGCGGATGAGGGCAAGCATCTAGAGCAGAAGATAATGTTGAAAGTACATACTCTGTTAATGAAGGAATCTCAACTAAAGGTAAAACCTGGAGCAGCAGATACTTATCGGGTAGCTGTTATAGTTAACGAGGTTGAAAAAGAGCAGATAATTGAGGATAAATTTAGTTTTAGATCAGAAATGAACCGGCTTAAGCAAGTTGAAGAAGCAACAGCTGAGGTAAAGAATTTAGAGTCTAAGCTTGTCAGTGGGCAGGCAATAATTCAGGGTAAGTTACGACAACAGTTCTTTTTCTGTGATGAACAGGATATCAGCCGCCAGGAGGAGCGGGAGTCTACCTTTGATGTTTCTGTAGATATTCCTGATGTAAATTCTGATCTACAGCTAGAGGTTGAACCCCTAATAGATTCACTTGACTGGCAAGTAATTGGTCCTGAAACTATTTCAACTCGGATAGTATTGAAACTCCAGTTGAGAATAATTGATTTTAGAGAGATGGGTTTAGCTTTAAATCCTACTGGTCCGACAATGGTATTGGATGAAGCTGTTTTGAGCAATCAGAAACAGACTATAGAGGTTAATACTTTTGAATTAGAATCATTTGCTTCTAATATTAGAAATATAGATGTAGAGTTAACAGACTTAGAGCTGGGAATGATTTCTGATTATATTATAGTCGAGGGCCAGCTTGAGTATGATATATATTATTTAGCTAACCTCCAAACTGAGCCCAATGTAGAATGCTATCAACAGGAGGCTGTACCATTTTCTACTCTTATAAAAACCTGTGGAATCGAAACAGGAATGGAAGTGGTGATTAAAGAGGCAACAGAGGTTGAAGAGATTGAATTGCTTAATAATAAGACACTTAAGCAGGAGACGCTTATAGATTTAGAAGTTTCAGTTTTTAAAAGAGAGCAGGTTAATGTAACTGTTGATGAAACTGGAAGATTGATTACTGGTCAAGTGGTAATTGATGAAGGAATTGAGGAATTTATAATCGATATTTCTACTTAA
- a CDS encoding alanine/glycine:cation symporter family protein, which translates to MQKQLLSFFNAASGIVWGVPMLVLLIGTGIYLTLRLRFITITKLPHALKLIFTKNDDEGEGDVSGFEALATALSSTIGTGNIAGVATAISLGGPGAALWMWIAALFGTATKFAEGVLAVKYRVKNEAGEMSGGPMYYIEKGLGKKWRPLAIFFAFCGILVSWFGIGATVQANSLADALDANFGISTWVSGTIMAILVGMVVLGGIKRIAKVAGKIVPLMSALYILSIAYILLTNLGELPEAISLIITSAFNGQSAVGGFAGAGVMMAIKRGVSRGVFSNEAGVGSAPIAHASAKTNSPVRQGLIAMTGTFIDTILICTLTTLTIIVTGVWNSGLTGAALTTEAFNVGMPGPGGFLIGIGIIFFAFSTALGWCFYGEKCVEYLLGNKAVKPYKILYLLCILIGANSKLNLIWAISDVANAMMIIPNLIALLGLSGIIIKISRKYFDPSLDEDINLVK; encoded by the coding sequence ATGCAAAAACAATTATTAAGCTTCTTTAATGCAGCTAGTGGAATAGTCTGGGGTGTTCCAATGTTAGTTTTACTTATAGGGACAGGAATCTACTTAACTTTAAGATTACGATTTATTACTATAACAAAGCTTCCTCATGCTCTAAAATTAATCTTTACCAAGAATGATGATGAAGGTGAAGGAGATGTTTCAGGATTTGAAGCTTTAGCTACAGCTTTATCATCAACAATTGGAACTGGAAACATAGCAGGAGTTGCTACTGCAATCTCATTAGGTGGTCCAGGAGCTGCCTTGTGGATGTGGATCGCTGCTTTATTTGGTACAGCTACCAAATTTGCTGAAGGAGTTTTAGCTGTTAAATATAGAGTTAAAAATGAAGCTGGTGAAATGTCAGGTGGTCCAATGTACTACATAGAAAAAGGCTTAGGAAAAAAATGGAGACCTCTAGCAATTTTCTTTGCATTCTGTGGAATACTGGTATCCTGGTTTGGAATTGGTGCTACAGTACAAGCTAACTCTTTGGCCGATGCCTTAGACGCTAACTTCGGAATATCAACTTGGGTATCAGGAACTATAATGGCAATCTTAGTTGGTATGGTAGTACTAGGAGGAATCAAACGTATTGCTAAAGTAGCTGGTAAAATTGTTCCTCTTATGAGTGCACTTTATATCCTATCAATTGCATATATTCTCTTAACTAATCTCGGGGAACTTCCTGAAGCTATATCTTTAATCATTACTTCGGCTTTTAACGGGCAGTCTGCTGTAGGTGGTTTTGCCGGTGCAGGAGTTATGATGGCTATTAAGCGTGGTGTTTCACGAGGAGTATTCTCTAATGAAGCAGGTGTTGGTAGTGCTCCAATTGCTCATGCTTCTGCTAAAACAAATAGTCCAGTACGACAAGGTTTAATTGCAATGACAGGAACTTTCATTGATACAATTCTTATTTGTACTCTAACTACTTTAACTATTATAGTAACTGGTGTCTGGAATAGTGGGCTAACAGGAGCTGCATTAACTACCGAAGCATTTAATGTAGGAATGCCAGGTCCAGGAGGATTTCTAATTGGAATTGGAATTATCTTCTTTGCTTTTTCTACAGCTCTAGGTTGGTGCTTCTATGGAGAAAAATGTGTTGAATACTTATTAGGAAATAAAGCAGTTAAACCATATAAAATTCTATACTTACTTTGTATATTAATTGGAGCTAATAGTAAGCTGAACTTAATTTGGGCTATTTCCGATGTAGCAAATGCTATGATGATTATTCCTAACTTAATTGCCCTATTAGGATTATCCGGTATCATTATTAAAATAAGTCGAAAGTACTTCGATCCATCTCTTGATGAAGATATAAACTTAGTAAAATAA
- a CDS encoding DUF3794 domain-containing protein has product MVDLTGIELVEVPVLVEEGNAQEMLVTEFELVESAKQVKSVDSVIKNLNCEIIEDRVIVEGKIHKQILYIAEEDLVRYQKEEFEFSTLLSLPGVKPRMDVRINAVIKGDNTELLEEGSLIKQKTLLDIHVLVEKRERLFVELGSKELVVVDRIVGENNNQTIIEGLLELEIPAFKIMDIEVQLEDISIKIFTDKVIVEGNIKEEIYFIDQKRVECYCKKKLSFIQFIDLVGVKPGMNINLDSEIRDIQYRLSGDGVELSQRVMINSIAKATDRIEANLKVDSEGKEVRLSKLINKTEEQILEEFLISLDTPAVKIKNVDIEMADIESELMTDRVILTGRLKQNICFIGENNIERHQQKITSIDLFLDLPGVSPIDTAVDVESEIMFVKSDLASAGERLKEKAVLKFSIKAFQDPPVTEEIAVVSVED; this is encoded by the coding sequence GTGGTTGATTTAACTGGAATTGAATTGGTAGAGGTTCCAGTATTAGTTGAAGAAGGTAATGCTCAGGAGATGTTAGTTACTGAGTTTGAATTAGTGGAATCAGCTAAACAAGTAAAGAGTGTTGATTCTGTAATTAAAAACTTAAACTGCGAAATAATAGAGGATAGAGTGATTGTAGAGGGGAAGATACATAAACAGATCCTTTATATTGCTGAAGAGGATTTGGTTCGTTACCAGAAAGAAGAATTTGAATTCAGTACTTTACTTAGTCTGCCTGGAGTTAAGCCGAGAATGGATGTTAGGATTAATGCTGTAATTAAAGGGGATAATACTGAATTATTAGAAGAGGGCAGTCTGATTAAGCAGAAGACATTATTGGATATTCATGTTTTGGTAGAAAAGAGAGAAAGATTATTTGTAGAATTAGGCTCTAAGGAGCTAGTGGTTGTGGATAGAATTGTTGGTGAGAATAATAATCAGACTATAATAGAGGGGTTATTAGAATTGGAGATTCCTGCTTTTAAAATAATGGATATTGAAGTCCAATTGGAGGACATCTCTATAAAAATTTTTACTGATAAAGTCATTGTAGAAGGAAATATAAAAGAAGAAATTTACTTTATAGATCAAAAGAGAGTAGAATGTTATTGTAAAAAGAAATTATCATTCATTCAATTTATTGATCTGGTAGGGGTCAAACCAGGGATGAATATTAATCTTGATTCTGAAATCAGAGATATCCAGTATAGATTAAGTGGTGATGGGGTAGAGCTATCACAGAGGGTAATGATTAATTCTATAGCCAAAGCAACAGATAGAATAGAGGCAAATCTTAAGGTTGATTCTGAAGGAAAAGAGGTGCGGCTGTCTAAGCTAATTAATAAAACAGAGGAGCAGATTTTAGAAGAATTTCTTATTTCTTTGGATACTCCAGCAGTTAAGATTAAGAATGTTGATATTGAGATGGCTGATATAGAATCAGAATTGATGACAGATAGAGTTATTCTGACCGGAAGATTAAAACAGAATATTTGCTTTATTGGAGAGAATAATATTGAGCGCCATCAGCAGAAGATAACTTCTATTGATCTATTTTTAGATTTACCTGGAGTTTCACCTATAGATACAGCTGTTGATGTAGAATCAGAGATTATGTTTGTTAAATCGGACTTAGCTTCAGCTGGAGAGAGGCTAAAAGAGAAAGCAGTTCTCAAATTTTCTATTAAAGCTTTTCAAGATCCCCCTGTTACAGAAGAGATAGCTGTAGTATCAGTAGAAGATTAG
- a CDS encoding GvpL/GvpF family gas vesicle protein: MEKGFYLYCVLNSTEELDINILGIDNKHEPYIISCQEVGILVSEVMLSEFGQQELAEKVQDLAWLQRKAKRHEQVIEEVMSKTSVIPLTFGVIFKKEIRLKEAISQSLPEIKETFEVINGCEEWGLKLYCDFLQLRDSMSKISPEVKEIESRLEKSQGASMEFLEQRLEQELDNKVKKEAFRIADEIYEELSTIAVQDQLNKIEDLEIDGFSKPMLLNSVYLIGKDRSSDLLIKLKELEVNYSDLGFYFYYSGPWPPYNFSYLEL; encoded by the coding sequence GTGGAAAAAGGTTTTTATCTGTATTGTGTTTTAAACTCTACAGAAGAGTTAGATATTAATATATTAGGTATAGATAATAAACATGAACCATATATTATTTCTTGTCAGGAAGTAGGAATTTTAGTAAGTGAGGTCATGCTTTCTGAATTTGGCCAGCAAGAATTGGCTGAAAAGGTACAGGACCTGGCCTGGCTGCAGAGAAAAGCTAAGCGGCATGAGCAGGTTATAGAAGAAGTTATGAGTAAGACATCAGTAATTCCGCTTACCTTTGGAGTTATCTTTAAGAAGGAGATTAGGCTCAAAGAAGCCATTTCTCAATCATTACCTGAAATTAAAGAAACCTTTGAAGTAATAAATGGTTGTGAGGAATGGGGTTTAAAGCTTTATTGTGACTTTCTGCAGCTTAGAGATTCTATGTCAAAGATCAGTCCTGAAGTAAAGGAGATAGAGAGCAGACTGGAAAAGAGTCAGGGCGCAAGTATGGAATTTTTAGAACAGAGGTTAGAGCAGGAACTGGATAACAAAGTAAAGAAAGAGGCCTTTAGAATAGCAGATGAGATATATGAAGAATTATCAACGATAGCAGTTCAGGATCAGCTAAATAAAATAGAAGATCTAGAGATTGATGGTTTTTCAAAGCCTATGCTGCTTAACTCTGTTTATCTTATAGGTAAAGATAGGTCGTCTGATTTATTGATAAAATTAAAGGAGCTGGAGGTTAATTATTCTGATTTAGGATTTTATTTTTATTATTCAGGTCCTTGGCCCCCTTATAATTTTTCTTATTTAGAATTATAG
- a CDS encoding DUF3794 and LysM peptidoglycan-binding domain-containing protein → MAVQCRDRTVRVEYVVDEDTVRESVSGELTVPDEKPDIERVLEVTTEISTETATVEEGGVDLDIELEVGVLYVADVPEDDPQQPVHFFEGPVSVSNFVELPNAEPGMHVITDVQIIRTSSDFIDERTIEVTATLRKFAKVVEFRQMTIVTDITGLEHGLIDKELLRLNDVIDENVITEVVAGEIDVPEEKPPIERILRVQGDLIGEPETTVVDGAVIVEGTIEGGVVYVAATDEGDQPVHFFEGTFTFSYAVDVPEVSEADDLSVFTDVTVRQITASFVDDGTTGFDIVLEIFTKVTEPIQIEAVVDVDSDKIEVEKELLRVEEVIGENTITETITGNVNVPAGKPDVERILAGTNATVLNPTATVQDGGVLIDGEIEGAVIYVADVPEDELQQPVHFVENFFNFSNFVDVSGAEEGMTAYANVSVVNVRYSLLNQRTVELTTTLQKFAKVVQFRQLEIVTDCIAVSPIVDEPCEDRPSYVVYVVQPGDTLYKIARRYGTTIDAIVEANDIPDPDRIDVGQKLCIPKKIIDPKG, encoded by the coding sequence ATGGCAGTACAGTGTAGAGATCGAACTGTTAGAGTAGAATATGTAGTTGATGAAGATACAGTTAGAGAATCTGTCAGTGGAGAATTGACAGTTCCAGATGAAAAGCCTGATATCGAACGGGTATTAGAGGTTACCACAGAAATTAGTACAGAGACGGCTACAGTTGAAGAGGGCGGAGTTGATTTAGATATTGAATTAGAAGTAGGGGTGTTATATGTAGCAGATGTCCCTGAAGATGATCCACAACAGCCGGTACATTTTTTTGAAGGGCCAGTTAGTGTTAGTAACTTTGTTGAGTTACCAAATGCAGAACCAGGAATGCATGTTATAACTGATGTCCAGATTATTAGAACTAGTAGTGACTTTATCGATGAGAGAACTATTGAGGTGACGGCTACATTACGTAAGTTTGCTAAAGTAGTAGAGTTTAGACAGATGACAATTGTTACTGACATTACTGGTTTAGAGCATGGCCTTATAGATAAGGAATTATTGAGATTGAATGATGTAATTGATGAAAATGTAATTACTGAAGTTGTAGCTGGGGAGATAGATGTTCCTGAGGAGAAGCCTCCAATTGAAAGAATTCTTAGAGTTCAGGGAGATCTTATTGGTGAGCCCGAAACTACAGTTGTGGATGGAGCAGTTATAGTTGAAGGAACTATTGAAGGAGGAGTTGTTTATGTAGCAGCTACAGATGAAGGGGATCAGCCAGTTCACTTTTTTGAAGGAACCTTTACCTTTTCCTATGCTGTAGATGTTCCTGAAGTTTCAGAAGCTGATGATTTATCTGTTTTCACAGATGTAACTGTAAGACAGATAACTGCTAGTTTTGTAGATGATGGAACAACTGGATTTGACATAGTATTAGAGATCTTTACTAAAGTAACAGAACCAATCCAGATAGAAGCAGTTGTGGATGTTGATAGTGATAAGATAGAAGTTGAAAAAGAGCTATTGAGAGTAGAAGAAGTAATCGGGGAGAATACTATTACTGAAACTATTACAGGTAATGTTAATGTACCTGCTGGTAAACCTGATGTAGAAAGAATTCTGGCTGGAACCAATGCTACAGTTTTAAATCCAACGGCTACAGTCCAGGATGGTGGAGTCTTAATTGATGGAGAGATTGAAGGAGCAGTAATCTATGTAGCAGATGTGCCCGAAGATGAACTACAGCAGCCGGTGCATTTTGTAGAAAACTTCTTTAACTTCAGTAACTTTGTAGATGTTAGTGGGGCGGAGGAAGGAATGACAGCCTATGCTAATGTATCAGTAGTTAATGTTAGATATAGCCTATTAAATCAAAGAACAGTTGAATTGACTACTACCTTACAGAAGTTTGCTAAGGTTGTACAGTTTAGACAGTTAGAGATTGTAACTGACTGTATTGCAGTGTCTCCAATTGTTGATGAGCCCTGTGAGGATCGGCCTTCATATGTAGTTTATGTTGTTCAGCCGGGAGATACTCTCTATAAGATTGCTCGCAGATATGGTACTACTATTGATGCTATTGTAGAAGCTAATGATATTCCAGATCCTGACCGGATTGATGTTGGGCAGAAGCTGTGTATTCCTAAGAAGATAATTGATCCTAAAGGATAA
- a CDS encoding ribonuclease J: protein MTENLDRIGIIQLGGKGVVGSNMIAVEYQNEILVLDAGIMFPTDNMPGVDYVIPDITYLQENKQQVKALLLSHGHEDHIGAVPFLISEINIPIYGTELTIALVKEKLKENKLLHKTELNQVQPREKTKINNFQIQFINVSHSIPDAAAISITTPVGQILYTGDFKIDQNPINDDLTDFYKLAHLGEEGLLALLSDSTNAEQKGYSRSESSIGKSLQDQFRTAQGKIIAAAFSSHIHRLQQVVSIAKEYDRKVAISGRSMIKTVKIARKLGHLDLPAEMLIDINDIDKYNPEQVVILMTGSQGEPMAALTRIARGDHRQIEVTPQDTVIISATPIPGNEVAVSNTINQLLETGADVIYYSHDHIHVSGHGFQEELKLMLNLTKPQYFIPVHGEYRHLHHHALLAQEIGIPKENIFVTPNGIKLELTKDEAKITDKVPTGKILIDGSQTGSLDNTVLEDRQSLSEDGIITVMVTIDRETDRIIGGPDLTSRGVTYQQNSQTETLLNKAKSKVAKILDRADIENIDQNSKLKSRIKAGINSLLRKHLNSNPVILPLIMEV from the coding sequence ATGACAGAAAATCTAGATAGAATCGGTATTATTCAATTAGGCGGCAAAGGTGTAGTCGGCAGTAATATGATAGCAGTTGAATATCAAAATGAAATTTTAGTTCTGGATGCCGGAATTATGTTTCCGACTGATAATATGCCTGGGGTTGACTATGTTATTCCAGATATAACCTATTTACAGGAGAATAAACAGCAGGTAAAGGCATTATTACTAAGCCACGGTCATGAAGACCATATTGGAGCAGTGCCTTTTCTGATTTCAGAAATTAATATACCAATCTATGGTACTGAATTAACCATAGCCTTAGTTAAAGAAAAATTAAAAGAAAATAAACTGCTTCACAAGACAGAATTAAATCAAGTTCAACCTAGAGAGAAAACCAAAATAAATAACTTTCAAATCCAATTCATCAATGTCAGCCACAGTATACCTGATGCTGCTGCTATATCAATCACAACTCCTGTAGGACAGATTCTATATACTGGTGACTTTAAGATTGACCAAAATCCAATCAATGATGATTTAACTGATTTTTATAAGCTGGCCCACTTAGGAGAAGAAGGATTATTGGCTCTTCTATCGGATAGCACCAATGCAGAACAGAAAGGATATAGCAGATCCGAAAGCTCTATCGGCAAATCTCTGCAGGATCAATTTCGAACTGCCCAAGGAAAAATCATTGCTGCTGCCTTTTCGAGCCATATTCACCGACTGCAGCAAGTAGTTTCAATAGCTAAAGAATATGATAGAAAAGTAGCCATCAGCGGTAGAAGCATGATTAAGACTGTCAAAATTGCCAGAAAGTTAGGCCATCTGGATTTACCTGCTGAAATGTTAATAGATATTAATGATATTGATAAATATAATCCAGAGCAAGTAGTAATCTTGATGACCGGAAGTCAGGGTGAACCAATGGCAGCCTTAACTAGAATTGCCCGCGGCGACCATCGCCAGATTGAAGTTACTCCTCAGGATACTGTTATTATTTCAGCTACTCCCATCCCCGGCAATGAAGTAGCTGTCAGTAATACCATTAATCAACTGCTGGAGACTGGGGCCGATGTTATCTATTACAGCCATGACCATATCCATGTTTCTGGCCACGGCTTTCAGGAAGAATTAAAGTTAATGCTTAATTTAACCAAACCCCAATACTTCATTCCTGTCCATGGTGAGTACAGACACTTACATCATCATGCTCTATTAGCCCAAGAAATTGGAATTCCCAAGGAGAATATCTTTGTTACTCCCAACGGCATCAAACTTGAATTAACAAAAGATGAAGCCAAAATAACAGATAAAGTTCCTACCGGTAAGATATTAATTGATGGTTCTCAAACCGGCAGCTTGGATAATACTGTTTTAGAGGACCGTCAATCTTTAAGTGAAGATGGAATTATAACTGTTATGGTTACTATCGATAGGGAAACCGATAGAATAATCGGAGGACCTGATCTTACTTCTCGAGGGGTTACTTATCAGCAGAACTCCCAGACGGAAACTCTTCTGAATAAAGCCAAATCTAAAGTAGCCAAGATCTTAGATAGAGCCGATATAGAGAATATTGACCAGAATTCTAAATTAAAATCCAGAATCAAAGCCGGTATCAACTCCTTATTACGGAAGCATTTAAACAGCAATCCCGTAATCCTGCCTTTAATTATGGAAGTTTAA